Proteins encoded by one window of Cyclobacteriaceae bacterium:
- a CDS encoding gliding motility-associated C-terminal domain-containing protein translates to MHLKTMKWLVFIVILCPIVLFGQGFYIKNGATVSVEENFILAVSDSLVNQGTLINNGSLVMGGVWLNTGTYIPGDGRITFNSTSTEQIINHNAQAFSWLTIEGGGVKKFLADIVVERELILNDGIMVAENNSKIIFDSDVIITGGSDVAHVNGAVQHSGAGTKLFPLGNGSVYLPVQLNNLTGSPEVRVSVTELNGSIILPTSSSLNAISDQRYFTVEPVSGSLQNATVTLPVRNEDALGVGNIVIVQSSNLTDPFTNLGPATLTGSLSNGTITSTLAPTEVLLALARADVSGILVYNAIAPNGYEANRYMQIANLPEGSMVTIYNRWGDKVFEMAGYDDTVAGKRFEGVGLDGKELPSGNYFYKIELPDASPLTGFLSLKR, encoded by the coding sequence ATGCACCTGAAGACAATGAAGTGGTTAGTTTTTATTGTTATTCTTTGCCCGATCGTACTGTTCGGACAAGGATTTTATATCAAGAATGGGGCCACCGTGAGTGTTGAAGAGAACTTCATACTTGCTGTCAGTGATAGCCTGGTTAATCAAGGCACATTAATTAATAACGGGTCGCTGGTTATGGGTGGCGTATGGCTGAATACCGGAACGTATATTCCCGGTGACGGCAGGATCACATTCAATAGTACCAGCACAGAACAGATTATTAACCACAATGCCCAGGCGTTTAGTTGGCTAACCATTGAGGGGGGCGGAGTAAAAAAGTTTCTGGCAGATATTGTGGTGGAACGCGAGCTGATTCTCAACGATGGTATTATGGTGGCTGAGAATAATTCCAAAATTATTTTTGATAGCGATGTAATCATTACTGGTGGTTCAGACGTAGCACATGTTAATGGTGCGGTGCAACACTCCGGTGCGGGCACAAAATTATTTCCTCTAGGAAATGGGTCCGTGTATCTGCCTGTTCAACTTAATAATTTAACAGGCTCACCAGAGGTACGCGTTTCTGTCACTGAGCTAAATGGATCGATTATCTTACCTACATCTAGTTCACTAAACGCAATTTCTGACCAGCGTTATTTCACCGTTGAGCCTGTCTCGGGCTCTCTTCAAAATGCAACGGTAACACTTCCGGTTCGCAATGAGGATGCATTAGGAGTTGGAAACATTGTTATTGTTCAATCTTCCAATCTTACAGATCCGTTTACTAATCTTGGTCCGGCTACACTTACCGGCTCACTTTCGAATGGAACAATAACCAGTACATTGGCTCCGACTGAAGTGCTGTTGGCATTGGCGCGCGCAGACGTATCCGGAATTTTGGTGTATAACGCTATAGCGCCAAATGGCTATGAAGCCAATCGCTACATGCAGATTGCCAATTTGCCGGAAGGAAGTATGGTTACGATTTACAACCGCTGGGGCGACAAAGTTTTTGAAATGGCAGGGTATGATGATACCGTTGCAGGCAAACGATTTGAAGGCGTTGGATTGGATGGAAAAGAACTTCCTTCAGGTAATTATTTTTACAAAATAGAATTGCCAGATGCCTCTCCGTTAACAGGATTTCTTTCCTTAAAGCGGTGA
- a CDS encoding tail fiber domain-containing protein, with the protein MKKITLSWLTGSLLLVCVFTISSFAQVGIGTNNPNPRAVLELRSPNNNQGFLVPRLTTAQRTDAAFVSSLTDGDKGLLVFDSETDKFYYWSGAGWTGIEDSAGTDSQTLSYNSGTGLLTISGGNNVTITGTLPGGAAGGDLSGTYPNPTLANNAITSAKIVDGTISTVDISDGSVTDAKISSVAPGKLSAAGAVAGQVLKWNGTSWAPQADNTGTGTVTNISTGAGLTGGPITTTGTITLSNTGVTAASYGNATTVPQFTVDAQGRITAASGITIAGVAPGGTAGGDLTGTYPSPTVANNAITTAKILDGAVSDVKISTVAPGKITQSGAAPGQVLKWNGTAWTPQADNTGSSGTVTSITTGAGLTGGPITTTGTIALTNTGVAAATYGGATTVPQLTVDAQGRITAASGVAIVGVTPGGAASGDLTGTYPGPTVASTAGNNVVTAVNNAATTGTINSNRLNAAVVLDTESPSAGDVSGSYSAGLNLGNTTVTAGSYGSATQVATFTVDAKGRLTTAGTAAISGVTPGGAAGGDLTGTYPSPSVASTAGNNVVTAVNNAATTGTINTNRLNAAVVLDTESLVAGEVIGSYSAGLNLGNTTVTAGSYGSATQVATFTVDAKGRLTTAGTAAISGVIPGGTAGGDLTGTYPNPTVGNNAINSAKIADGSIVNADISGSAAIDVSKLSVGTPGQILTTSGGLIAQWSAPGGTTLITAPGTRNLFAGSPIGTTTTGEDNAFYGSNAGGTNTSGSYNVFIGRGAGQNNSTGGLNTVIGWLAGSATTTATFNGNTFVGAQAGQVTTGGPNTFIGERAGIANTTGTQNLFAGNRAGDTNTFGTQHTILGYFADVSAPGLQNSTAIGYNTTVDASNKVRIGNTAVTVIEGQVAFTAASDRRLKSEIKSLDVGLDFIMQLNPVSYEMRNFNDGKLNWGFLAQDIESLVGDENAILTIGGDAERTLGLRYTDFIAPLVKAVQEQQKLIAELKEQIEQNRLELETLKIDVKASKQPGSVSNSAGND; encoded by the coding sequence ATGAAAAAAATTACCCTCTCATGGCTCACAGGCAGCCTTTTGCTCGTGTGTGTATTTACTATTTCTTCTTTTGCCCAAGTCGGTATTGGCACAAATAACCCAAATCCACGTGCAGTACTTGAACTAAGGTCTCCTAATAATAACCAGGGGTTTTTGGTGCCACGTTTAACCACAGCGCAGCGAACAGATGCCGCATTTGTTTCATCGCTTACCGATGGGGATAAAGGTTTGCTTGTATTTGATTCTGAAACTGATAAGTTTTATTACTGGAGTGGAGCAGGGTGGACAGGTATTGAGGATAGTGCCGGCACAGACAGCCAGACACTCAGCTATAATTCCGGCACAGGCTTGCTAACTATTTCAGGTGGCAATAACGTTACGATTACTGGAACTTTACCAGGTGGAGCAGCAGGAGGAGATTTGAGTGGAACGTACCCCAACCCCACGCTCGCCAATAATGCTATAACTTCGGCTAAAATTGTAGATGGTACAATCAGTACCGTTGATATTAGTGATGGATCTGTTACTGACGCTAAAATTTCAAGTGTTGCTCCAGGTAAATTAAGCGCTGCTGGCGCAGTTGCCGGGCAGGTGCTCAAATGGAATGGAACATCTTGGGCTCCGCAAGCCGATAATACTGGCACGGGTACGGTAACAAACATTTCAACGGGTGCAGGGCTTACAGGTGGCCCAATAACCACAACAGGAACCATTACTTTATCGAATACGGGTGTAACCGCAGCATCGTATGGAAATGCCACAACCGTTCCTCAATTTACAGTCGATGCCCAGGGAAGAATTACTGCCGCATCAGGCATTACAATAGCGGGTGTTGCGCCAGGTGGTACGGCAGGTGGCGATCTTACGGGTACGTATCCTTCGCCAACAGTTGCCAACAATGCGATTACCACTGCCAAAATTTTGGATGGCGCTGTATCGGATGTAAAAATTTCTACAGTAGCTCCCGGTAAGATTACACAAAGCGGAGCAGCACCGGGACAGGTGTTGAAATGGAATGGAACGGCATGGACTCCCCAAGCCGATAATACAGGAAGTAGTGGCACAGTTACGAGCATAACAACGGGTGCGGGATTAACGGGTGGGCCTATAACTACAACCGGTACAATTGCTTTGACAAATACAGGAGTAGCGGCAGCAACATATGGAGGAGCAACAACAGTTCCGCAATTAACGGTCGATGCACAAGGGAGAATTACGGCTGCATCAGGCGTTGCGATTGTAGGCGTTACTCCGGGAGGAGCCGCATCAGGTGATTTAACAGGAACCTATCCTGGTCCTACAGTTGCATCAACTGCCGGAAATAATGTGGTTACAGCCGTTAACAACGCGGCAACAACCGGAACGATAAATTCAAACCGTCTTAATGCCGCAGTTGTGCTGGATACAGAATCTCCTTCAGCAGGAGATGTGTCAGGTTCTTATTCTGCAGGGTTGAATCTGGGGAATACTACCGTTACAGCGGGATCGTACGGATCGGCCACGCAGGTAGCCACGTTTACCGTTGATGCAAAGGGAAGACTAACAACTGCCGGCACTGCAGCAATTTCTGGGGTAACACCAGGCGGTGCAGCAGGCGGTGATCTGACGGGCACCTATCCGAGTCCTTCAGTTGCATCAACTGCCGGAAATAATGTGGTTACTGCTGTTAACAATGCAGCCACCACCGGAACGATAAACACAAACCGATTAAATGCAGCCGTAGTGTTAGACACAGAATCGCTCGTAGCCGGAGAGGTAATAGGCTCATATTCTGCAGGATTGAATCTTGGTAACACCACAGTTACAGCGGGATCATACGGATCGGCCACACAGGTGGCCACGTTTACCGTTGATGCAAAAGGAAGATTAACAACTGCCGGCACTGCAGCAATTTCTGGTGTTATACCAGGTGGTACAGCAGGTGGTGATTTGACAGGAACGTATCCCAATCCAACAGTAGGAAACAATGCAATCAACTCGGCAAAAATTGCCGATGGGTCAATTGTAAATGCAGATATAAGCGGTAGTGCAGCGATTGATGTAAGTAAATTGTCGGTAGGAACACCGGGGCAAATTTTAACAACCTCTGGAGGATTGATTGCTCAATGGTCTGCGCCTGGCGGAACTACGTTGATAACTGCTCCTGGAACGAGAAATTTATTTGCCGGCTCACCAATTGGAACAACAACAACCGGAGAGGATAATGCATTCTACGGTTCGAATGCTGGAGGAACAAATACATCCGGAAGCTACAATGTTTTTATTGGACGCGGAGCTGGTCAAAATAATAGTACGGGCGGACTAAATACAGTAATTGGTTGGTTAGCTGGCTCCGCTACAACAACCGCTACATTTAATGGAAATACATTCGTTGGTGCTCAGGCTGGCCAAGTTACAACTGGAGGTCCTAATACATTTATTGGAGAAAGGGCAGGAATTGCAAATACAACCGGAACACAGAATTTATTTGCTGGGAATAGAGCTGGTGATACCAACACTTTCGGCACACAACATACTATTCTAGGGTATTTTGCTGATGTTAGTGCCCCAGGTTTACAAAATTCAACCGCTATTGGATACAATACAACAGTTGATGCAAGTAATAAGGTAAGAATTGGCAATACTGCTGTCACTGTAATCGAAGGCCAGGTTGCATTTACTGCTGCATCTGATCGAAGATTAAAATCAGAGATAAAGTCACTTGATGTTGGTCTCGACTTCATCATGCAGTTGAATCCGGTTAGCTATGAAATGAGGAATTTTAATGATGGTAAACTGAACTGGGGATTTCTTGCTCAGGATATTGAATCATTGGTTGGCGATGAAAATGCTATACTCACTATTGGCGGTGACGCTGAACGCACCCTTGGCTTGCGTTACACAGATTTTATTGCCCCGTTGGTAAAAGCCGTGCAGGAGCAACAGAAGCTGATTGCTGAGTTAAAGGAGCAAATTGAGCAGAACAGACTGGAACTCGAAACCCTGAAAATAGATGTCAAGGCATCAAAACAACCGGGTTCAGTCAGTAATTCAGCCGGCAACGACTAG
- a CDS encoding PLP-dependent aspartate aminotransferase family protein — MKFGTKAVHAGVEPDPSTGAIMTPIFQTSTYVQEEPAKHKGYAYARGANPTRNALQKSIAALENAQFALCFSSGMGATDTVIKLLNQGDEVITSNDLYGGSYRMFKRVYERLGIKFHFIDLTHAENINQHINSKTRLIWLETPSNPLMNIIDIEACVAIAKKHNLLVAVDNTFASPYLQNPLDIGADIVMHSVTKYLSGHSDVIMGALATNNEKLYQELAFIQNSCGAVPGPQDSFLVLRGIKTLHLRMERHCQNGKKVAEFLKNHPKVGRVYWPGFSDHPNHAIAKKQMRDFGGMLSFTLKDDSLEKAITLMKSVQLFSLAESLGGVESLINHPASMTHASIPKEERIKNGLVDSLIRLSIGIEDGEDLIGDLQQALDRV, encoded by the coding sequence ATGAAATTCGGTACAAAAGCAGTTCACGCAGGGGTAGAGCCCGATCCTTCAACCGGGGCCATTATGACCCCGATTTTCCAGACTTCAACATATGTACAAGAGGAACCTGCAAAACATAAGGGATATGCCTATGCCCGTGGAGCCAACCCTACCCGAAATGCGCTGCAAAAAAGCATTGCCGCCCTGGAAAATGCGCAATTCGCACTTTGCTTTTCTTCCGGAATGGGGGCCACCGATACGGTTATTAAGTTGCTGAATCAAGGTGATGAGGTGATCACCTCAAATGATTTGTATGGTGGATCATACCGAATGTTTAAAAGGGTGTATGAGCGACTGGGGATTAAATTTCATTTCATTGACCTGACACATGCTGAAAACATTAATCAGCATATAAACAGTAAAACACGTTTAATCTGGTTGGAAACACCCAGCAATCCATTGATGAACATCATCGATATTGAAGCTTGTGTCGCCATCGCCAAAAAACACAACTTGCTGGTTGCCGTTGATAATACGTTTGCTTCACCCTATTTACAAAATCCGCTTGATATCGGTGCTGATATTGTGATGCACTCGGTAACCAAATACCTGAGCGGACATTCGGATGTCATTATGGGTGCGCTTGCAACCAACAACGAAAAGCTTTATCAGGAATTGGCCTTCATTCAAAATTCATGTGGCGCTGTTCCTGGCCCACAGGATTCATTTCTGGTACTACGAGGAATTAAAACATTACACCTGCGCATGGAACGTCATTGCCAGAATGGAAAAAAAGTGGCTGAGTTTTTAAAGAATCATCCTAAAGTTGGCAGGGTATATTGGCCTGGCTTTAGCGATCACCCCAATCATGCCATTGCAAAAAAACAAATGCGCGACTTTGGAGGGATGCTTTCCTTTACCCTGAAAGACGATAGCCTTGAAAAGGCTATTACGTTAATGAAAAGTGTTCAATTATTTTCCCTGGCTGAATCGCTTGGTGGTGTGGAGTCACTGATCAATCACCCCGCATCCATGACGCACGCCAGCATTCCCAAAGAAGAGCGCATCAAGAACGGACTCGTGGATTCACTCATCCGCCTGAGCATTGGCATTGAAGATGGAGAGGACTTGATAGGTGACCTGCAGCAAGCACTGGATCGGGTGTAA
- a CDS encoding tetratricopeptide repeat-containing sensor histidine kinase: protein MKSVGVILIAFVLVMVNDQAQGQNISLIDSLRKQLKQATGRARFNLLNDIGFEYRLSYPDSTIFYCNEAYTLGLELKVDKELSKPLSFIGLANAYKGDYKSSFDYHLKSVEVAQEQNDSSQLAFCYNNFGRLFYDQGDMTRAYDNLIKSQVIFEKLKDPVGLAYVYRSLSNIYRSQQDYPKALEMALKAYQLRNQIGDPRGLLSALMELGTVYSEMKSALDANSCFQRADSIAVKIDDHISLAEIKLGWGEFLSANDSMDHAAELADEAYTIIIKTDNIRLLPRANLLKGIVYYKQKDFKNSRIFLDKVARINNQTHLDLQRDANFYLGKINEREGRLAEATAYTNKYLILKESLQSVELARQIEKLQFQLEIEKKERENEMLKVKQAEADALVRQKQLENIILIVITGFVTALFLMQWRNSKKRQGANVKLANQNEKIEKQRQEISQQNEKLEKRNTELSDINHEKDTLMNIVAHDLKSPLNRIKGLSDLVEIEGELNTNQKKYLGLIKDSTRSGLDLITDLLDVNALEVNREPEFSIFNLSTFLTERANAFRPGASAKAIEIALEQHVTEPIESDQEYLSRIMDNLISNAIKFSPRNTIIQINSEMKGDLFSISVKDQGPGFNPADIKFMYQKFKKLTARPTGGESSNGLGLAIVKILVDRLGGKIDLKTEVGKGSAFEILLPIRPISSLV from the coding sequence ATGAAAAGTGTTGGAGTTATTTTGATCGCATTCGTTTTGGTCATGGTAAATGACCAGGCTCAAGGTCAGAATATTTCCCTTATCGACAGCTTGCGCAAACAACTTAAGCAAGCAACAGGAAGGGCCCGATTTAATTTACTGAATGATATCGGATTTGAGTATCGCCTTTCCTACCCCGATAGCACCATTTTTTATTGTAATGAAGCGTACACCCTTGGCCTTGAACTGAAAGTTGATAAAGAGCTATCAAAACCACTAAGCTTTATTGGTTTGGCTAATGCCTATAAGGGTGATTATAAATCTTCATTCGATTATCATTTAAAATCTGTTGAAGTGGCTCAGGAGCAAAATGACTCTTCGCAACTGGCTTTTTGTTACAACAATTTTGGGCGCTTGTTCTATGATCAGGGAGATATGACGCGCGCTTATGATAATCTGATCAAAAGCCAGGTCATATTTGAAAAGCTAAAGGATCCTGTAGGTCTTGCTTATGTGTACAGGAGTTTGAGTAACATCTATCGTTCACAACAAGATTACCCAAAGGCCTTGGAAATGGCACTGAAGGCTTACCAGTTGCGTAATCAAATTGGCGATCCCCGTGGGTTGTTATCTGCCTTGATGGAGTTGGGTACGGTATATAGTGAGATGAAAAGTGCTCTTGACGCAAACAGTTGTTTTCAACGAGCCGATTCAATCGCTGTGAAGATTGATGATCATATCAGTTTGGCGGAAATTAAATTAGGATGGGGTGAATTTCTTTCGGCTAATGATAGCATGGATCATGCAGCTGAATTGGCTGACGAGGCCTACACCATTATTATTAAAACGGATAACATTCGTCTGTTGCCAAGGGCAAATCTATTAAAGGGCATCGTTTATTATAAACAGAAGGATTTTAAAAACTCCAGAATTTTTTTGGACAAAGTCGCCCGCATTAATAATCAAACTCATCTTGATCTGCAGCGTGACGCAAATTTTTATTTAGGAAAAATCAATGAACGTGAGGGTCGGTTGGCCGAGGCTACGGCCTACACAAATAAGTACCTAATTTTAAAGGAGTCATTACAAAGTGTTGAATTGGCTCGCCAGATTGAGAAACTTCAGTTTCAATTGGAGATTGAAAAGAAGGAACGTGAAAATGAGATGCTTAAAGTAAAACAGGCTGAGGCCGATGCATTGGTTCGTCAGAAGCAATTGGAGAATATTATTCTTATTGTCATAACCGGTTTTGTTACCGCTTTGTTTCTGATGCAGTGGCGCAACAGTAAGAAGCGGCAAGGTGCCAATGTTAAGCTCGCTAATCAGAACGAGAAAATTGAAAAACAGCGTCAGGAGATATCGCAACAAAATGAGAAACTGGAAAAACGTAATACAGAGCTCTCAGATATCAATCATGAGAAAGATACACTGATGAATATTGTTGCTCATGATTTAAAATCTCCATTGAATCGGATAAAGGGTTTATCAGACTTAGTTGAAATAGAGGGCGAACTCAATACAAATCAAAAGAAATATCTTGGGTTGATTAAAGATTCTACGCGTTCGGGATTGGATTTGATTACGGATTTGCTGGACGTTAATGCGTTGGAAGTAAATCGTGAACCCGAATTTTCAATATTTAATTTAAGTACGTTTTTAACAGAACGTGCTAATGCTTTTCGGCCGGGCGCTTCGGCCAAGGCAATTGAGATTGCACTGGAACAGCATGTAACTGAACCTATCGAATCTGATCAGGAGTATTTGTCTCGAATTATGGACAACCTGATATCCAATGCCATTAAATTCTCTCCACGGAATACGATTATTCAAATCAACTCTGAAATGAAAGGTGATCTTTTTTCTATCTCTGTAAAAGATCAAGGCCCGGGATTCAACCCGGCTGATATTAAGTTCATGTATCAGAAATTTAAAAAACTGACTGCTCGCCCAACAGGTGGTGAAAGCTCCAACGGCCTTGGATTGGCCATTGTAAAAATTCTTGTCGATCGGTTGGGTGGTAAAATCGATTTGAAAACAGAGGTTGGTAAGGGAAGTGCATTCGAAATACTCCTTCCTATTCGACCAATAAGTTCGCTTGTTTAG
- a CDS encoding MFS transporter has protein sequence MKEGDFKKLFSIPVIVAALGYFVDIYDLLLFSIVRIPSLRGLGVPDAALFDQGEFLLRVQMGGLLVGGIIWGIMGDKRGRLSVLFGSILLYSLANIANGFVTTVDQYAWLRFIAGIGLAGELGAGITLVSEVLPTRLRGYGTTLVASVGLLGAVLANVVAKHFDWQVAYFIGGGLGLLLLLARVSVFESGMFLTVKQQTVERGNFISLFTSFDRFKRFVNCILIGLPIWFTIGILITFSPEFSQEIGILNPIVAGDAVMFSYLGLVAGDMSSGLLSQWFRSRKKIVFVFILLTLGFVLLYLYPPFATDTFFYFTCFCLGFGVGYWALFVTIAAEQFGTNLRSTVATTVPNFIRGTVVPLTFAFKFLRDDTGIIIGALIVGVATILIALLALRSLRETFGRELNFVED, from the coding sequence ATGAAGGAAGGAGACTTTAAGAAGCTTTTCAGTATTCCGGTTATTGTTGCAGCACTCGGTTATTTTGTGGATATCTATGATTTACTGCTCTTCAGCATTGTGCGAATTCCCAGTCTTCGTGGGTTAGGTGTACCCGATGCAGCCCTGTTTGACCAAGGTGAATTTTTGCTTCGGGTGCAAATGGGTGGCTTGCTTGTGGGTGGAATTATCTGGGGCATAATGGGTGATAAGCGTGGTCGCTTGTCCGTTTTATTTGGATCAATTCTATTGTATTCGCTGGCAAACATCGCCAATGGTTTTGTAACAACCGTTGATCAGTATGCATGGCTTCGTTTTATTGCAGGCATTGGTCTCGCGGGTGAGTTGGGCGCTGGAATAACGTTAGTTTCAGAAGTTCTGCCAACACGCTTACGCGGATATGGAACCACGTTGGTGGCCAGTGTGGGTTTATTAGGAGCCGTACTGGCAAATGTAGTTGCCAAGCATTTCGATTGGCAGGTGGCGTATTTTATTGGTGGCGGACTAGGTCTATTATTGCTACTGGCGCGGGTGAGCGTTTTTGAATCGGGCATGTTTTTAACAGTGAAGCAACAAACTGTTGAACGCGGAAATTTCATTTCTCTGTTTACTTCGTTTGATCGGTTTAAGCGGTTCGTGAATTGTATTCTTATTGGATTACCGATTTGGTTTACCATTGGAATATTGATCACCTTCTCTCCGGAATTTTCCCAGGAGATCGGAATTCTGAACCCGATTGTGGCTGGTGATGCTGTCATGTTCAGTTACCTCGGCCTGGTAGCCGGAGATATGAGCAGTGGATTGCTAAGTCAATGGTTCCGATCCCGAAAGAAAATTGTTTTTGTATTTATTCTTCTCACATTAGGATTTGTTTTGCTGTACTTGTATCCTCCTTTTGCCACCGATACATTCTTTTATTTTACCTGTTTTTGCCTCGGTTTTGGTGTTGGCTACTGGGCTTTATTTGTAACCATTGCGGCTGAGCAATTCGGAACGAATCTGCGTTCAACTGTTGCTACCACCGTACCTAATTTTATTCGCGGAACGGTTGTACCCCTAACGTTTGCTTTCAAGTTTTTACGGGATGATACGGGTATAATTATAGGTGCCCTTATTGTAGGAGTTGCTACAATCCTTATAGCATTGCTTGCCCTTCGATCATTGCGGGAAACCTTTGGACGGGAATTGAACTTTGTAGAAGATTGA